In Streptomyces durocortorensis, a genomic segment contains:
- a CDS encoding sensor histidine kinase, with product MQRLYDFLRRHPTGVDVFWAFVLLGLSGMSMASGMYDAGREAIVAVPVALGLSTVVALRRRAPEKMLLLAITVGVVQLVFGVRPSIGNFAMLVITYTVAAVGERWASRLALVCSLSAAALSQLRWEAEPGGSWAQAVFVTIVMTVPFVLAWVLGDSLRTRRAYFSQLEERAARLEREREAQSKVAVAAERARIARELHDVVAHNVSVMVVQADGAAYVMDAAPDQARQALETISSTGRQALAEMRRLLGVLRTGDAPESGEYVPQPDVEQIEDLVEQVRQTGLEVDFKVEGTPRPLPSGVELTAYRIVQEALTNTRKHGGPDAGASVRLVYFDDGLGLLVEDDGRGAAHELYEDGGADGAGHGMIGMRERVGMVGGTLDAGPRPGGGFRISALLPLKPAG from the coding sequence GTGCAGCGCCTCTACGATTTTCTCCGCAGACACCCGACGGGCGTCGACGTCTTCTGGGCGTTCGTCCTCCTCGGGCTCTCCGGCATGTCGATGGCTTCGGGCATGTACGACGCGGGGCGCGAGGCGATCGTCGCGGTTCCTGTCGCGCTGGGGCTCTCCACGGTGGTGGCCCTGCGCCGGCGCGCCCCGGAGAAGATGCTGCTGCTCGCCATCACGGTGGGCGTCGTCCAGCTGGTCTTCGGCGTCCGGCCGAGCATCGGCAACTTCGCGATGCTGGTGATCACGTACACCGTCGCCGCGGTCGGGGAGCGCTGGGCGTCCCGGCTCGCCCTGGTGTGCAGCCTGAGCGCGGCCGCCCTGTCCCAGCTGCGGTGGGAGGCCGAGCCCGGGGGCTCCTGGGCCCAGGCCGTCTTCGTCACCATCGTCATGACCGTGCCGTTCGTGCTGGCCTGGGTGCTCGGTGACTCGCTGCGGACCCGGCGGGCCTACTTCAGCCAGCTGGAGGAGCGTGCCGCCCGGCTGGAGCGGGAACGCGAGGCGCAGTCCAAGGTCGCGGTGGCCGCCGAGCGCGCCCGGATCGCCCGTGAGCTGCACGACGTCGTCGCGCACAACGTCTCCGTGATGGTCGTCCAGGCCGACGGCGCCGCCTACGTCATGGACGCCGCCCCCGACCAGGCCCGCCAGGCCCTGGAGACCATCTCCAGCACCGGCCGCCAGGCCCTGGCGGAGATGCGCCGGCTGCTCGGGGTGCTGCGCACCGGCGACGCCCCGGAGAGCGGCGAGTACGTCCCCCAGCCCGATGTGGAGCAGATCGAGGACCTGGTCGAGCAGGTGCGGCAGACCGGCCTGGAGGTCGACTTCAAGGTCGAGGGCACCCCGCGCCCGCTCCCCAGCGGCGTGGAGCTGACCGCGTACCGCATCGTGCAGGAAGCCCTGACGAACACCCGCAAGCACGGCGGCCCCGACGCCGGGGCCAGCGTCCGGCTGGTCTACTTCGACGACGGTCTCGGGCTGCTGGTCGAGGACGACGGCCGGGGCGCGGCCCACGAGCTGTACGAGGACGGCGGCGCGGACGGCGCCGGGCACGGGATGATCGGGATGCGGGAGCGGGTCGGCATGGTCGGTGGCACCCTGGACGCCGGGCCGCGGCCCGGCGGCGGATTCCGCATCAGCGCCCTGCTGCCGCTCAAGCCCGCGGGCTGA
- a CDS encoding SAM-dependent methyltransferase, whose amino-acid sequence MTGEWRGWRGAAQAALYGDDGFYRSPDRSPEGPAGHFRTSVHASPLFAAAVVRLLARTARELGTDTVALVDVGAGRGELLTGVLAALPEGLEVTAYAVEVAGRPEGLDPRIEWCAEPPRGVTGLLFANEWLDNVPVEVAEVDGDGVARYVQARTSDGTERLGPPVTGADAAWLERWWPLSAPGERAEIGRPRDAAWAGAVSSLAAGLAVAVDYAHVRGGRPPFGTLTGFRDGREVRPVPDGSCDLTAHVALDACAAAVPDATAELTDQRSALGRLGIGGQRPPLSLAATDPAGYVRALAAAGEAAELTARGGLGDFGWLLHRVGAPRHG is encoded by the coding sequence GTGACGGGTGAGTGGCGTGGGTGGCGAGGGGCGGCGCAGGCCGCTCTGTACGGCGACGACGGCTTCTACCGCAGCCCGGACCGGAGCCCCGAGGGACCCGCGGGCCACTTCCGTACGTCGGTGCACGCCTCACCGTTGTTCGCGGCCGCGGTGGTCCGGCTGCTGGCCCGGACCGCACGGGAGCTGGGCACGGACACGGTGGCGCTGGTCGACGTCGGGGCGGGGCGCGGGGAGTTGCTGACCGGGGTGCTGGCCGCGCTGCCGGAGGGGCTGGAGGTGACCGCGTACGCCGTCGAGGTGGCCGGCCGGCCCGAGGGGCTGGACCCCCGGATCGAGTGGTGTGCGGAACCGCCCCGGGGCGTCACCGGGCTGCTGTTCGCCAACGAGTGGCTGGACAACGTGCCGGTGGAGGTGGCGGAGGTGGACGGCGACGGTGTCGCCCGGTACGTACAGGCGCGGACCTCGGACGGTACGGAGCGCCTCGGCCCGCCGGTGACCGGGGCGGACGCGGCGTGGCTGGAGCGGTGGTGGCCGCTGTCCGCGCCGGGTGAGCGGGCGGAGATCGGCCGCCCCCGGGACGCGGCCTGGGCGGGGGCCGTCTCCTCGCTGGCCGCCGGTCTCGCGGTGGCGGTGGACTACGCCCATGTACGGGGCGGGCGGCCGCCCTTCGGGACGCTGACCGGCTTCCGGGACGGGCGCGAGGTGCGGCCGGTGCCGGACGGCTCCTGCGACCTGACGGCCCACGTGGCGCTGGACGCGTGCGCGGCGGCGGTTCCGGACGCCACCGCCGAGCTCACCGACCAGCGGTCGGCGCTCGGGCGGCTGGGGATCGGCGGACAGCGGCCGCCGCTGAGCCTGGCCGCGACCGATCCGGCGGGTTACGTACGCGCGCTGGCGGCGGCGGGCGAGGCCGCGGAGCTGACCGCGCGCGGCGGACTCGGCGACTTCGGGTGGCTGCTGCACCGGGTGGGGGCACCCCGGCACGGGTGA